Part of the Bubalus bubalis isolate 160015118507 breed Murrah chromosome 9, NDDB_SH_1, whole genome shotgun sequence genome is shown below.
aaacctttttatttttcaatttatttcctaATTCTCAGATTCACatattgtattttttgttgttgttgttagattGACAGAGTAACACTCAGAATGAActtgtgtatgctgctgctgctgctaagtcgcttcagtcgtgtccgactctgtgtgaccccatagatggcagcccaacaggctttcccatccctgggattctccaggcaagaacactggagtgggttgccatttccttctccaatgcatgaaagtgaaaagtgaaagtgaagtccctcagtcatgtctgactctagcgaccccatggactgcagcctaccaggctcctctgtccatgggattttctaggcaaaagtactggagtggggtgccattgcctttggagtggggtgccatgaactTGTGTATAGATTGCTTTAATTCAATGaatgaaaacaattatttcaatcaagacttttttaaaatttagccaCAACTGTAATTAAAGTTTGATGAAGAAATACCATGCAACAAAACCCAACTGTCATACATTCAGTCCTCTCACTAATTACCTGcttgttagattaaaaaaaaacactttttaatttgatttaactTTTAGTCAAGCATCATTAGGATTGAtattaagttaaattttaaaaatatactttcaaaaGAATTTAAGAACTGCATCTATCCTGAGTGTTACTGACATataaacctcagtgggcagagtTGAATCTCAGAAGGTTGGTTCCATTGTATACTAGCTTGATTGGCaaattacagaaatatatatatatatatatatatatatctggggAACAGAGTACTCGGAAGAGTCAGGTCCCTAAGAAACACAGAGTTATTGAAAGGAAAAGTCTGCTTTCTACAGCATCAAACTCCAACAGAAGATGGCAAATTTCCACTCAAGAAAAAAGCACAGCCCACATTTGGGTTCCAGGAGGGCAAGGCGGATGTGGTATCCATGATTTAGGGCTCTTCATGCTGTGGTTATTGACAGGTAGGGGAGGTTCTTGGGGACAGGCCCGAAGcttcatgtatacctgtggcggattcattttgatatttggcaaaactaatacaattatgtaaaatttaaaaataaaataaaattaaaaaaaaagtaaaaaaaaaaacaataaaataaatggtacATTTGGTATTGATGgcacaaattttattttggttgctGTGAGTAAATATATTGAATTCTAAAGACTATTCCTCATTACCAAGGCAATTTTAAGCATTTGCTGATACTCTATCTACTTTGAGACAAATTATCTTGCCTAAATTGTTTAACATATAAAACTGTAATAGCTGAAAAGTAATCAAAAATGTCTTGAGATGCCAAAGGCCATTTAAATGACTCTGTGTGACAttgaatataaaaacaataacattcttgattatatttattttttttataattttatacatataattcTCATAATAAAGCTACAGCATTAGATCTGAGGTTACACTGTTTATTCTACAGCAttttagaaaacagattttttttttttaagcttaatgCAGTTAAGGTGACTCTAACTCTTGGAAATAATCAGTAAATGATCATTATTTCATTAAGGGTTGAGTTCCTCATTTCTGAAAGTATTTAACCAAAGAATGGTGATTAGTAAAGTTCAGCTTCCTTGTTCCCTTGGATGCGCATTATGGGAGAAATTTTATATGACTAGGAAATTGGGCCAAATGCCTTATAAACTTAGTCAATCATAATACAATGCTCCTTTGCTTTCCCTGTGAGCTCCCTGTGGGCCCTTATTGTTctccatgtttatttttttaatctattcattgtttatatttaattGAGTCCCATGGTAATATActtacaaaaaaatgaaaagataaaaaagagagaTGTGTTAGTGTGTCCCTGGtaacaaatgcatgaaagtgaaaatgtctcagtcctgttcgactctttgcagtcccatggactgtagcccaccaggctcctctgtccatggaattctccaggcaagaatactgaagtgggtagccattcccttctccaggggtcaactcaacccaggaactgaatccaaatcttttgcattgtaggcaaattctttaatgtctgagccaccaggaaagcccaacatggattttgttaaaatatcatttttactcTGTATGACTATTTCATTGTCAAATGAAGATAATATTCCTAGTGACTTTAGCCAAGTATAAGAGGTGAAAACATAGCAAAAATAGAGAAGTATGAAACATATAAATAAGCTGATTAACCACATAGTTTCATTTACTTATCAGGAACAGTTCAGGGATATTTATGTTTCCTGTAGAATCTGGGTGTTGCTGTGGGCTTTAAGCAGAGGAATGGCATACTCTGTGCTAAAAGTTTCACTCTGGCTGCTTTACTGAGGATTTATTGAAGAAGGAAGGGCAGGTAGCTGTGGAGGGACTGCAAGGAGTCTGTTGAACAATCCAGGTAAGAGTaagtggaacttttttttttctcccagagagGTTGCGATGTAGTTGCCAAATGGTGAGCAGTTTCTGGATATACTTTCAGGTGAAGCCAGGCAATCTTGGTGAGAAATCTGATACTGGGTCTGTGACAAACAAGAATCATATTTAATTCTGGCTTGAGCAAGTGGGAGGATGGAGGGACCTAATGAGATGAGAGAGACTTGCTTCAGGAGACTGGGGGTGAGGCAGGAATGCAGGatagtttgttttgtttcagatgCTGATTGAATGTGTCAGTATGCACTTCAAATAGGGCAGTTGTTTACATGAGTCTTATATTCAGGCTTGATTCACACTTTAGGGGATTAAAGGCAAAGGACGGCATTTAAAATCAAGAGACTGCTTGAAATCATGTGGGAAATAAGGTAGATTGAGAGATGTTCAGCCTCAAAGTGATGTATTTTACAGGTTAGAGGATGTGGAGATGCtagaaaaaggaaatggataAAATGTGGAAAGAAAAGTCTATAGCTGAACTCAGAGAGCCCATGGTCATGCATAGTAGCCCcagaaagagggaaaaatcaaATGTGCCATACCATCAACACATCAGGATGATTAGGAATGAGGATGAATGATTGAAGGGCAATAGTGCAGCACAATGATTTTGGTGTCATGAAGAGGGCAAAGCATAATTCAGTGGATTCAAGAGGGAATACAGGCACTGAAGAGAGACTCCCTTCCAGAAGGGAGGGGGTTAAAAGGAACAGACAAATGTAGGCAGTATTTGTAGAAAAGAAGAGCATCAAGACCTTTTATTGCTCTGGTTGCCtttataaaagagagagaaagccagCATGCTGACAAGCTGAGGAAATGATCCAACTGAGAGGGGGCCACTGTTTATTAAgggtctattctgaaggagatcagccctgggatttctttggaaggaatgatgctaaagctgaaactccagtactttggccacctcatgcgaagagttgactcattggaaaagactctgatgctgggagggattgggggcaggaggagaaggggatgatagaggatgagatggctggatggcatcactgactcgatggacgtgaatctgagtgaactccaggagttggttatggacagggaggcctggcgtgctgcgattcatggggtcgcaaagagtcggacatgactgagcgactgatctgatctgaagggggAGTAATACCAGCAATACCTTCAACTACATGGGAGGATGCAACACCTGAAGCACCTGTAGAGGGATTTGCCTTAACCTGGGCTTACACTGTTTattcagaggaagaaatggggagCAGATGCACAGGAACTCAGGTAGGTAGTCGGGGAATTTAGTGGCCTGAGAGTTTGGATGTTCCCTTTGGAggatttcagttttgtttttctggttattttgttgttgttgttgctgtttaatagTAGAGTAGGCATTAATATTTTGCTGAGGGTATAGATACACAACAAGAAAGTGTTGGGAGTTTGAAAAGAGAAGGACATTGTGATACAATCACtaaggaaaatggaaagtgaataaataaaggaaatgcaGAATGAACGCTCCAAGCAATAAGGATGCATTGGAATGTATtggttgtaaattttaaaatggctaCATTGTTGTCTCTCACTTCCTTTACAGAAAGAAAACTCATGTATGGCAGGTGAATGTTGACTAACAAAAACTGGTTATGACAATGAATtgaatgaaagcaaaagaaaaatttgggcttcccttgtggttcagctggtaaagaatctgcccatgattcaggagacctgggttcaatccctgggttgggaagatcccctggagaagggaaaggctacccactccagtattctggcctggagaagtccatggactgtatagcatggactttatagtccatgtggtcgcaaagagtcagacacaactgagcgaatttcactttcacttcactttcaaaggaaaaaatttatTGTTGAATATAtacaccaatgcaatggacatgagtttgagtaggctccaggcattggtgatggacagggaagacgggcatgctgcagtccatggggtcgcaaagagtcgggcatgactgagtgactgaactgaagtgtataCAGAAAGGAGTGATTACAGTGGCTGAGCATGGTATCCAGCTGGACAAGGACAGCAATGAAGGTACAAGTTAGCTGAGTACAAAGCTTCACaaaagtgtacacacacacatgcacacggaGAGCAGGTTATCCTTAAATATTGTTTGAAAGGAGAAACTTTCCCAAGGTATCTTAGGAGTTATGCTGTGTCTAACTTCTTTTTCAGACAAAGCCCACATATGAGAAAAGGAAGGTATTTACTTCCTTATgtgcttgacttttttttaactttgttcttATTGTTGGTTTCTAAGTTTGATTTCAGTCAGAGTCCTTTTTGGCCTATGTCTTTGAACCTGAGACCACTTGTAGAATTTAGAGAATCCAACAAATGAAGTTTTCTGAAGTTCTTTACAAGACTTCATATCCACATTCAGGTTCTAATCtcaaaatgtattctttaaaagcaagATGAAATCATGCATTTGCTCTCCTAAAATGCAGTACCTAAAGATCtgaactaatttaaaaattagtctcTGAAGTTCAAGATGtcagtatttataaatatttttgtgcctTGCAaacaatatttttccaaaatgttttcctcTTCTACAGGCAATGAAGTCCCAAAATTTGTCCACTGTTACTGAGTTTCAGCTGCTGGGATTCCAGAACCTTCTTGAGTGGCAGACCttgctttttatcattttcttgttCATCTACTTCCTCACAATGACAGGGAATATTGTCATTATTGTAGTGGTGAGCCAGGACCATCGGCTGCACTCACCTATGTACACATTCCTCAAACATCTCTCCTTTCTGGAGATCTGGTATACATCCACCATTGTGCCCCTTCTCCTAGCCACTCTGGTCTCCCAGGGTCAAGCCATCTCCTTCCATGCCTGTATAGCACAGCTCTACTTCTTTGTGTTCTTCGGGGCTACTGAGTGCTTTCTTCTggctgtgatggcctatgaccgatATCTGGCAATCTGTAGTCCACTTCACTACTCTTTCCTGATGAGTCCTGAGATATGCACCAAGTTGGTGGCTATCTCTTGGTTGACAGGAGTTGGCACAGGATTTCTGCCCTCTCTAATGATTTCCAAGTTGGATTTTTGTGGGCCCAACCAGATCAATCATTTCTTCTGTGACCTCCCTCCCCTCATGCAGCTCTCATGTTCCAGTGTTTATGTCACTGAGATGGTCATCTTTATCCTGTCAGTTGCTGTGCTGTGCATTTGCTTTATTCTTACACTGGTGTCCTATGTTTTTATTGTATCATCAATACTGAGAATTCCTTCAGCCTCTGGCCGAATGAAAACCTTTTCCACGTGTGGCTCCCATTTAGCTGTTGTGACTATCTACTATGGAACCATGATCTCCATGTATGTTCGCCCCAGTGCCCCCCTGTCACCAGATATCAACAAGATTATTTCTGTCTTCTACACTGTGGTCACCCCACTGTTGAACCCTGTCATCTACAGCTTGAGGAACAAAGACTTCAAAGATGCTCTTAGAAAAGTCATGAGAAGAAATTGTGGCATTTATGGGGTAAGAATGAAGGAAAATCTCTTTATCagataaagaaaatcaacataGAACACAGTGAATTAAGTTCAGGAAAAGTGAGTGGCAGGTTCAGAGCCTTGAAACATGAATGCCATCATTTCATTACATTAAATTCCACAAGTTaattggagggcatcaccaattcgatggacatgagtttgagcaggctccaggagttggtgatggacagggaagcctggtctgctgcagtccatggggtcacaaagtgtcagacatgactgagtgactgaactgaactgaaattccacAAGTCATAATAAAAGAGTGTCTGCATGACCATTTGCCAACAGGTGCTCAGAAGATAAATTGCCTCTTTCAAACTAATTTGGGTACAATTTTGTCCTGGACAcgttctttcatttctgatgggAATCTGATTGTGTAATTCCAAGGCATGACGATTACATATGTAATATTTTCAGAGTCTACAAAGGGGTTACTCTTAAGTTCATAACCCTGTGTACAGAAAATTATGCATCTTTTAAATACTATTAGGAAATTGGTCTTGTAGACTCAGCTCCTGATGTTATTGGTCCTTGTTAAATatctgtgaaatgaatgaatgaaaaaagaaaagataaatgaaatatgtGTTGACCTGAATTATCTTCTAGTGacaggaaaaagcaaaggaggattTTTGAAGTGCCAAAGATTAAGTATAGTGATTTAga
Proteins encoded:
- the LOC102389395 gene encoding olfactory receptor 11L1-like, which codes for MKSQNLSTVTEFQLLGFQNLLEWQTLLFIIFLFIYFLTMTGNIVIIVVVSQDHRLHSPMYTFLKHLSFLEIWYTSTIVPLLLATLVSQGQAISFHACIAQLYFFVFFGATECFLLAVMAYDRYLAICSPLHYSFLMSPEICTKLVAISWLTGVGTGFLPSLMISKLDFCGPNQINHFFCDLPPLMQLSCSSVYVTEMVIFILSVAVLCICFILTLVSYVFIVSSILRIPSASGRMKTFSTCGSHLAVVTIYYGTMISMYVRPSAPLSPDINKIISVFYTVVTPLLNPVIYSLRNKDFKDALRKVMRRNCGIYGVRMKENLFIR